A section of the Alligator mississippiensis isolate rAllMis1 chromosome 8, rAllMis1, whole genome shotgun sequence genome encodes:
- the HPRT1 gene encoding hypoxanthine-guanine phosphoribosyltransferase, producing MATPSPCIVIGDDEQGYDLDLFCIPKHYADDLEKVYIPHGLIMDRTERLAREIMKGMGGHHIVALCVLKGGYKFFADLLDYIKALNRNSDKSIPMTVDFIRLKSYCNDQSTGDIKVIGGDDLSTLTGKNVLIVEDIIDTGKTMKTLLSLLKQYNPKMVKVASLLVKRTPRSVGYRPDFVGFEVPDKFVVGYALDYNEYFRDLNHICVISETGKQKYKA from the exons ATGGcgacccccagcccctgcatcgTG ATTGGCGATGATGAACAAGGTTATGACTTGGACTTGTTCTGCATACCAAAACATTATGCAGATGACTTGGAAAAAGTCTATATTCCTCATGGGCTTATTATGGACAG GACAGAAAGATTGGCACGAGAAATCATGAAGGGCATGGGAGGACATCATATTGTAGCTCTTTGTGTACTCAAGGGTGGCTACAAGTTTTTTGCTGACTTACTAGACTATATCAAAGCACTGAACAGAAATAGTGACAAATCTATACCCATGACGGTAGACTTCATCAGGTTGAAGAGCTATTGT AATGATCAGTCAACTGGAGATATAAAAGTAATTGGTGGGGATGATCTCTCAACCTTGACTGGAAAG AATGTCTTGATTGTAGAA GATATAATTGATACTGGTAAAACAATGAAAACACTGCTGTCTTTGCTTAAGCAATATAACCCAAAGATGGTGAAAGTAGCCAG CTTGTTGGTGAAAAGAACTCCTCGAAGCGTGGGTTATCGGCCTGAct TTGTTGGATTTGAAGTGCCAGACAAGTTTGTTGTGGGATATGCCCTAGATTACAATGAATACTTTCGGGATTTGAAT caTATTTGTGTGATTAGTGAGACGGGAAAACAGAAATACAAAGCATGA